A stretch of the Aneurinibacillus migulanus genome encodes the following:
- a CDS encoding glutamate-1-semialdehyde 2,1-aminomutase, giving the protein MNFTRSEELYTEALDVIVGGVNSPSRAFKAVGGGAPVTMAKAEGAYFWDVDGNKYIDYLAAYGPIITGHAHPHITEAIINAAKNGVLYGTPTPWETVFARKIREAIPSMEKIRFNNSGTEAVMSTIRVARAYTGRNKIMKFAGCYHGHSDLVLVAAGSGPSTLGIPDSAGIPQSIADEVITVPYNDIDAFAQAMEKWGDQVAGVLVEPIVGNFGIVAPEEGFLEEVNRITHEAGALVIYDEVITGFRFTYGGAQNLLGIEPDLTALGKIIGGGLPIGAYGGRKSIMEKVAPLGPAYQAGTHAGNPLSMQAGIACLEVLEQPGVYEEMHRLGKLLGDGLKQAADEAGVPVTINRVVGALAMYFTDQPVKNYDDANTADSEQFARFFRAILEEGVCLAPSKYEAWFITTAHTEEDVIYTIEAARKSFIKMHKN; this is encoded by the coding sequence TTGAATTTCACACGTTCTGAAGAACTGTATACGGAAGCATTAGATGTTATCGTCGGAGGGGTAAACAGTCCATCCCGCGCATTTAAAGCGGTAGGTGGCGGCGCACCCGTCACTATGGCAAAAGCGGAAGGTGCCTATTTCTGGGATGTGGATGGCAACAAATACATAGACTATCTGGCAGCGTATGGACCGATTATTACCGGACATGCGCATCCTCACATCACCGAAGCTATCATCAACGCAGCGAAAAACGGCGTATTATACGGTACGCCAACACCATGGGAAACAGTATTCGCCCGCAAAATTCGCGAAGCGATCCCTTCCATGGAAAAAATCCGCTTTAATAACTCCGGCACGGAAGCCGTTATGAGTACCATCCGTGTCGCACGCGCTTATACAGGCCGGAACAAAATCATGAAGTTCGCCGGTTGCTACCACGGCCACTCTGACCTTGTCCTTGTTGCCGCAGGCTCAGGCCCTTCCACTCTCGGAATTCCGGACAGCGCAGGTATCCCGCAATCAATCGCCGACGAGGTCATCACTGTACCGTACAACGATATCGACGCATTCGCTCAGGCAATGGAAAAATGGGGGGATCAAGTAGCCGGTGTACTGGTGGAACCGATTGTAGGTAACTTCGGTATTGTTGCGCCGGAAGAAGGTTTTCTGGAAGAAGTCAACCGCATTACCCACGAGGCCGGAGCATTGGTTATTTATGATGAAGTCATTACAGGCTTCCGTTTTACATACGGTGGAGCCCAAAACCTCCTCGGTATCGAACCGGATTTGACAGCACTCGGCAAAATCATAGGCGGAGGTCTTCCAATCGGCGCATATGGCGGACGCAAGAGCATTATGGAGAAAGTAGCGCCTCTCGGACCAGCATATCAAGCCGGAACACATGCTGGAAATCCATTATCCATGCAAGCGGGTATCGCATGCCTGGAAGTACTGGAACAGCCAGGGGTTTATGAAGAAATGCATAGATTGGGCAAATTGCTTGGCGACGGGCTTAAGCAAGCAGCAGATGAAGCAGGCGTTCCTGTTACCATTAATCGTGTAGTCGGTGCATTAGCCATGTACTTTACCGATCAGCCGGTAAAAAACTATGATGACGCTAATACTGCCGACAGCGAACAATTCGCTCGCTTCTTCCGCGCTATTTTGGAAGAAGGGGTATGTCTTGCTCCTTCCAAATATGAAGCCTGGTTCATTACTACAGCTCATACAGAGGAAGATGTTATTTACACCA
- a CDS encoding ABC transporter ATP-binding protein, translating to MLRIEAKGLTKEFKSHISRPGLTGAFRDLFNRQYRTMRAVNGIDLEIAPGEIVGYIGENGAGKSTTIKMLTGILMPTSGYLRVNGMDPHREREKFVRTIGVVFGQRSQLWWDIAVQESFTLLKKVYRLSDEDYKSHMGHVIEVLEIGELLNKPVRKLSLGQRMRCELAAALIHNPPLLFLDEPTIGLDVLVKLKIREFLKEINQKYGTTILLTTHDLSDIEALSSRVVMLDNGNIIYDGGLNELRTTWGNEKRVMIEFTRPAELEDLERLTGTLPVIWQKENEVRFRAVFGEEDAAVSDLLSRIISHYEVKDISIEAVSTEEIVRNIYQEGITHV from the coding sequence ATGCTACGAATTGAAGCGAAAGGACTTACAAAAGAATTTAAGTCACATATTAGCCGTCCGGGACTTACCGGTGCGTTTCGTGATTTATTCAATCGACAGTATCGAACGATGCGTGCTGTTAACGGAATCGATCTTGAAATTGCTCCTGGTGAAATCGTCGGCTATATAGGCGAGAATGGAGCAGGCAAGTCGACTACCATTAAAATGCTCACCGGCATTCTTATGCCTACGTCGGGTTATCTTCGCGTAAATGGCATGGACCCGCACCGTGAACGAGAAAAATTCGTGCGTACGATTGGCGTTGTATTTGGTCAGCGAAGCCAGCTTTGGTGGGACATTGCGGTTCAGGAATCGTTTACGCTTTTGAAAAAAGTATATCGGCTCTCGGATGAAGACTATAAAAGCCACATGGGCCACGTAATTGAGGTGCTCGAAATCGGAGAGTTGCTGAATAAACCGGTACGCAAGCTTAGCCTTGGACAGCGAATGCGCTGTGAGCTGGCAGCTGCGCTTATTCACAATCCGCCATTATTGTTTCTCGACGAGCCCACGATTGGTCTTGATGTGCTGGTCAAATTGAAAATTCGCGAGTTTTTGAAAGAGATTAACCAGAAATATGGTACAACGATCCTGTTAACCACACACGATTTGTCGGATATTGAAGCGCTGTCGTCACGCGTCGTTATGCTTGATAATGGTAATATTATTTATGATGGCGGGCTGAATGAGTTGCGCACCACATGGGGAAATGAAAAGAGGGTTATGATTGAGTTCACGAGACCTGCTGAGCTAGAGGACTTGGAACGCCTGACTGGTACGTTGCCCGTCATATGGCAAAAGGAAAACGAAGTGCGATTCCGGGCAGTATTTGGGGAAGAGGATGCCGCTGTATCAGATTTATTATCTCGCATTATTTCTCATTATGAAGTGAAGGATATTTCTATTGAAGCAGTGAGTACAGAAGAGATTGTACGTAACATCTATCAAGAGGGGATTACGCATGTTTAG
- a CDS encoding ABC transporter permease: MFSMYAEIIRIRFLTMLAYRVNYYSGIVVYSINIGAYYFLWNAIYGGQPSMGGLTAQQMVTYVAISWMARAFYFNNIDQEMAMDIKQGKVAIEMIRPYNYVTVKLMQGFGEGIFRLLFFSVPGMLIVSFIFPIYYPDSGVTWSWYLLSLMISFVVNTQINLITGLLTFFFYNNEGIMRAKRVIVDLFSGLILPISFYPEWAQEILKYLPFQAISYLPGMIFTGGMVGEKVHTALLIQFVWVIVLLLPIWLMWWRARKSVVIQGG; encoded by the coding sequence ATGTTTAGCATGTACGCGGAAATTATCCGCATCCGCTTTTTGACAATGCTCGCGTATCGTGTGAACTATTACAGCGGCATTGTTGTCTATAGCATTAATATCGGGGCGTATTATTTTTTGTGGAATGCGATTTATGGCGGGCAGCCCAGCATGGGCGGATTAACTGCACAGCAGATGGTTACGTACGTGGCCATTAGTTGGATGGCCCGTGCATTTTATTTTAATAATATTGACCAAGAGATGGCGATGGATATTAAACAGGGAAAAGTCGCCATTGAGATGATACGGCCATATAACTATGTAACAGTTAAGCTTATGCAGGGATTCGGCGAAGGAATTTTTCGATTGCTATTCTTTTCTGTACCGGGCATGCTAATCGTCAGCTTTATCTTTCCGATTTATTATCCGGACAGTGGTGTAACCTGGAGTTGGTATTTGCTCAGCCTGATGATTAGTTTTGTCGTTAATACGCAGATTAACCTGATTACAGGCTTATTAACGTTCTTTTTTTATAATAATGAAGGGATTATGAGAGCGAAACGAGTGATTGTTGATTTGTTTTCAGGATTAATCCTGCCGATCAGCTTTTATCCCGAATGGGCTCAGGAGATACTGAAATATTTACCCTTTCAGGCGATTAGTTACTTGCCGGGTATGATTTTTACAGGAGGAATGGTGGGAGAGAAGGTCCACACGGCACTGCTTATTCAATTCGTATGGGTAATCGTATTGCT